The Juglans regia cultivar Chandler chromosome 16, Walnut 2.0, whole genome shotgun sequence nucleotide sequence TAGATTTTGACCTTCAGTACCTTTGATGTGACTAATCTTTTTTTCTGTGTCTATTGTCAGATCAATCATTTTCAAGGAATATTTCTATGGGCTTGAGTTTGGAGCAGGTAGAGCTTATCTAGTAGAGGCCGCTTTCTGGAATGATTTTGTGATTCTGTCATTCTTGTTATACCCTAATTTAACTTTTCTCTTCACATTTCTCGATCATAATGCAGGTGAAGGAATCTCCAACAGGTTCATTTCCATCTCCTTTTAAGCCGTCACTTGCAATGCCTTCTACTTCATACTTGTTGTCGTCCCCTTTGTCATCCCATCTGCCTCCTGCGAGCTCTACCACGTCAAGGTGGCCCAGACGTTCTCCCGGACACCTGCTTTCAAGGCAAGTATCTGATAGCCAAATCCTTGGATTCAAGTCACCAGACAGCTACTCAGTTTCCAAAGAAGGGCCCGACAGCTACTCAGTTTCTGAAGAAAGGCCAGTGCTCCCAAGCAATGAATCGGCTAGGGGCTCCCGTGGGGGCTCTTCTGATGGCTGGTCTATGCATGCCTTCAATGGTCTCATGGCCACTTCTCGTAGAGAAAGGTGGTCTTTCGATAGTGATTTCTTTGGCTTTAATTACGAGAAGTTAACCCGATCCAGTAGCCGACTTTCTACTTCTTCCTCTGTTGATCTACAAAGATGTGGGGTTTGCTCGAAGCTCTTGACTGAGCAATCGTCATggagtgataaaaaaattatttccaataaTGAGCTTTCTGTAGTTGCTGTGCTAACTTGTGGGCATGTTTATCATGCTGAGTGTTTGGAGAATATGACTCCTGAAATTAGCAAGTATGACCCAGCTTGCCCAGTTTGTACTTTTGGGGAGAAGCAGACCCTGAAATTTTCTGAAAAAGCACTGAAAGCTGAAATGGATTTGGAGGCTAGAAATAAGAGATCGAGGAACCAAGTTGTGGATACCTATCTTGATGGTAATTCTTTTGTCCTTGATCGCTTGAAAAATAGTGGATGCCAAGGGAAGGGTTCCAAGATGTTTCGCAGTTCCAGCTTGAAAGACTCCTTGGGGAAGCCTTTCTTGAGGCAGCACTTCTCATTTGGCTCAAAGGATTCTAAAGCCTTGTCAGAGAATCACTCTACTAGAAAG carries:
- the LOC109013339 gene encoding uncharacterized protein LOC109013339 gives rise to the protein MGSACCVPARDNTPPNGWRGENLHRNVQYSPTWSFQWDNPGRVAGEEISMGCFSDGVDRNGRLRIKYEPSYADDGSPVEYFQRCAWQKSPNSEGTAGQVRTPASDQSFSRNISMGLSLEQVKESPTGSFPSPFKPSLAMPSTSYLLSSPLSSHLPPASSTTSRWPRRSPGHLLSRQVSDSQILGFKSPDSYSVSKEGPDSYSVSEERPVLPSNESARGSRGGSSDGWSMHAFNGLMATSRRERWSFDSDFFGFNYEKLTRSSSRLSTSSSVDLQRCGVCSKLLTEQSSWSDKKIISNNELSVVAVLTCGHVYHAECLENMTPEISKYDPACPVCTFGEKQTLKFSEKALKAEMDLEARNKRSRNQVVDTYLDGNSFVLDRLKNSGCQGKGSKMFRSSSLKDSLGKPFLRQHFSFGSKDSKALSENHSTRKKGFFRVKSSKE